From the genome of Scleropages formosus chromosome 25, fSclFor1.1, whole genome shotgun sequence:
CATTGTTATCTTTTTGTGAagctgtaagtgtgtgtgggtgttgaGTTCCGCTATGGCTTGTGCCTGTTCAGATTGACTGAGGTCTTTAATAAACAGCATATGTTCTAGATGTGTTGTACAGAGGGCAGCTGAGTTCCAGTGACATCCTGGGCCAACGTAATGTGCTTGCAGTCCTGGGCTCAGCAGGTGCTGTACCAGGATGTGATACAGCTGGTCAGAATAGGCTCCACTGTGAGTAGAGATAGAAATATTGGGATGTCTGAGGAAGTAGAAGTCTTGGTGAGCCTTCTTGATGATTGCTGATGGTGATGAAATTTAATCCTGTGGATCTGATCAACAACATCTCTTCCGATGTAGATGAGCGTTCCGGTCGGGACTAGCTCCTTGATTGTGCTGTCAGCAAATGTAATGATGGAGTTGGAGCTGTTTCTGGCCACATGGTCATATGCAAATGAGGAATAAAGCAGAAGGTTTAGCATACTGCTCTGTGGGGTGCCTGCATTGAGGATCAGCATAGAGGCAATGATCCTGCCAACCCACACATGTTGAGGTCTGCTAGTTAAGAACTCCAGGACCAGCTTGCAGAGGATAGTGCTGAGCCTCAGATCCTGGAGCTTGCCAATCAATTTTAACTGTGTCAAATGCAGAGCTGTAGTTTCTGAACAGTACTCTAGCATAGCATTTGTCTACGTGTGCCAGGATGGTGTGAAGTGGAAGGGATACGGCATTCTCTGTGGAACGGTTGTCAGGAAAGTTGAAAATGGCCCAAACTATCTGCTATAGTcaaatgtgtcccagcaccagcctctcaaagcatttcatcacTATCTGGCTGAGCACTGGCAGTCTAAATCCTTAAATCTAAGTGTTagtcacaaatttacaaaaaactgtgaaagagTAGCAGGTGTTCAAGAgggtcttttaaaaaaaaaaaaaagtgaagagattcattttcagaaaaaagtgcAAGGCATTGCACTTGATACTACTGTTATTGGATATAAAACTTCTTGTGTATGTTACAAGTTGGGGGGGGACTTTGTAAAGCTAATTAAATTCAATACAAATTAACACTATAGAagaatatacataaatatttaaaacacacttaAGTGGTTAAGCACCACCCCATGAAGTAGTGGTCAtttctcaaaaacaaacaataataattcaaaACCTGGGTTGAAAAGCTATCCATGACACTCTGCTCCTTTATTCCAAACAGACTGTCTATAGCAATGAAAGTTTCTGATGTTACACATCCCACCGGCATCTAAAATTCACTCCCAGAAACCGTTGGTATATTTCTCAACAAGCTCATCAATACAGATTCAATTTAGAAGCTCACATCAGCAGACTCACCCCTGCTCTTGGTAGAAACACCGTGCAAAGTTACACATGCCAGTGGGCACTATATTAGAGGAACCATTAATGCTTCATCACATTAGCTTGGTAAAAGTTAGTGACATAACACTAAACCGtcctactaaaaaaaaaaaaagaaaaaaaagtgagcatTAATCCAGGTGACTTACATCAAACATTATGAATACAATAAATCAAAACTGCATTCTGCAACCAAAAAGAACAAGCTATACTTTCATGTTAACCTGTAGCCTTCACTTTGTTATATATCCTAATATTTGAGCTAGTCACATGTTAATGTGGTTCAGAAATTACATCATATAATTTAAACCTTTCTTGCAAGTTTTAggacatttttcttattttcaaattaatattgACCTGAATATTGcaactgtaaaataatattGTACTAATGCAGGTTCATTTGGTTTTAGGGAGAATTTTGGTGGAGCCTTTTGCACTATATTGGCAAATACAACAGGAAGTTACACAGAGTAAGACTCAAAAGAAGACTAAAAACAGTGAATGAATTCATAGACaaatattatttacagataTGATTCCAAAACTAAAACAAGCATGAAAGGGATATCAGATACAGTGTAGACACATTAAAGACCTTTTCATGCTGCTAAAAAACTTCAGACACATTCAAGTGTTATTTACATCATGATATGCAGCAAATCAGCTGATGAAGTAGATATAAATAACTACACATAAAACCTGGGATCAAAAGGTCAAACTTGGCCACTCGGGGAAGGAGACTCCATGTTATGAAGAGAGGTATATCAACAGTAgccctttttttgtttgatacCCTTACCacatgtgttttacatttctgtggttgataaaatgaaaaaaaaggtttggaTTCCAATCCTGTCTCCTTCACCAGAGATGTTTTACAAATGTGGTTTCCCTCCTCCCCACCCAAAACAAGACCATCACAATTAGTGTTTCTGTAAGGCTGCAGCTGTGCTCTTTCAGAAACCAGAAGAGGCAACAGAAGTAGATACCACAGAAATCTTGTATAATCTTGTATATTccacattaaatgcaaaaaatgttatCAAAGTCATTTAAAGTTGGAACACTATTCACTCAAATACTTGTGTTATGGCAAAGATTTGAAATTCAAATCTTCCtgaaggaaataaaatgcaaactaaAATACATACAATCAAGCTGAAAGTATATTTTAAGATTCtttctaaaaataaactttttactGTACTGCCCTCATTGCACATAAATCTTGATCTAAATAACAGCAATCCCTTAACTCACACTAAAAATAGTCATTAAATCTTCAGATATTAAATGGTCTCCTTTGTTCCGATGAAAGTTCAGCTGTCTGCTAAATGCCCAGACTGAGAGCACAAGAGGGAAGGGATGACCTTGCATGTGCCCTCAGAACTCAGTTATTCTCTTCCACACCACAACCATATTCTTGTCAGTCAGTGCCACTAGGTAGTTCAGCTGAGGGTCTGCTGCCACACTGTTAATAGAGGCCCCCTCTACAGTGCCAACTCCCTCCCTAAAGGGAGAAGGCCACTGCAGCACctgaaaaaacagcataaaaacaCTCACATAGATACAATTCACACACTCCAAATGGGATTGTGGAATCAAATATACATCAAAggttaaatgttaatattttaaatacgtTTGATTATTGAATATTTCAAAAGTAAATCAGGGCTGTGTTATTTTGTCCTGCAAACCATGTACTTTGTCTACAGCACTTATTTAATGCCTGAATCCTCAGACAGAACAAATATAGTAATAGACCACgtataataaaaaacagaaaatgaatacatgagaaataagaaaaaatgtaatatacctTAGTAGGAGGGGCAGCATCAAAATTTTTCCCTTTATTCTTGAGGATTTCAGTGACATGGTACATCCATACTGCCCCTTTCTCATCACCGCACATCACATAGCCTTTACCTAGGGGGAATACAtcaatgaagaagaagaaggaaaaaaaaaaactgtcattatAGGTTTCAAAAGATAAGGCTGTAAGAACATTTATAAAGGCATATTACTCACTGGGACAGGTGCTAAGTGACAGATAGGGCAGGTCAGTGCTGGACCACTGCAAGACTGCCAAGATCACAGCAGACACCTCACTGTTATTGTTGGGACGGGAGGCTCGGGTACGACTCCAGCTCCAAAGGTATATAGACCCCAGTGTGAAACACTTGGACACTATAGACAAGAATGCCAGTGGTTACATTCAAACTGTCTATCAACAACCTGATTAAGTTCTACAAGTGTCTTGCAAATGTATTCTGATCCTTGACTAGCTCTCTAATTTTCTTGAGAAAAGCGCAGattttatgttgattttttttctgtgatatttcatttcattatgatCAATTAAATCATGGTGATAGTTTTGTTAGTTTTGCAAAAGTATGAAGTCATCATACATTAATACTTAGTACAGCCAGCTTATGCTGTAATAACAGCTTTAAGTCTTTTGGGCTAAATATGCACCAGTCTTGCATACTGTTTGAGAGTGATTCTGGCCCATTCTTCTATGCAGATTTCCTCCAGGTTGTTCATATTGAATATCagtgtttcaaaataaaatatcacagaaaaaaagtttcaatgTACCCTTTGTGatgcattaaaatgtgaaaattggTAAATGGTCTAAATAACTGACAAGGCACTGAACTGAATACCTCTTTAAAACTTGCAATCACCGAAGTATTAGAATCAAAGCCCATGGTCACAAAGACTCAGACTCACCTACAACGTCATCTGTGAGGAAAGCCAGACCGTCAATAGTGTGGTAATCCGTATGTTTGTCCTCCTTCTTGTATGCAGGAAATGTAACTTCCATATCTGCAGATCtgaaaaatggacaaaactagacatttacttaaattaacatatttagctgatgtagGTGGACTGCAGTCTCAACAGCAGTATTACTGTTAGAGTCAGCATACAAACATCAGCACAGCTGCTCATTAACAGAACATTTAACcagtagaaaaaagaaatacgTTGACTCACCTCTGAGCCTTGTTTTTATTGAGCTGGATGTTGAAACAAAGCATCCCCTTATCACAGGCAGCCAGGAGGTGTGTGTCTGGGTTGTTGGGAGGAAGACAAAGATGCAGAGGCGTGGAGCTGGTCTGCAGTACCAGAAGCTGTCTGGATGGGGGAACAGAGTATGAAACACAGCACCAACTTTCCCTTCAATACAGCTTAATCTCTAAAGAGGCCAAATAGCTTCTGAGGACTCACCTATACATTTTCTCCCCATGGTGATTTACATGAGAAAATACTAACATGCCAAAATACATTGACCCATGGGAAAAAAGAAGATAAAGGGAAAACCATTTCAGACAATGTTTGCATTAATGTatgaatgtattttgaaattctATAAAAGTCTGGAATAAATGGTTGGATTTAATACACTGATTTAAGAGTAATCAATAGGAGACTCACTGGACTTTGAAGTTATAGTCGCTGTCCACGTCACCAATGTCCCACATTACAATCTTGTTGTCATAGGCCCCAGCTAGAAAAAGTTTATAGTTTAAGTCATTTGTATACTGTAAACAGCTGGGAAAATTAGTCCTTTTCACAAAGAATACAGTTGCAAACTGTTCCTTGTGTTTCACATTCATCGGATCATTACATGTAGGAGTTCCACAGATTTATTCACATTTGACAATGACCTGCATAGTTTtaaaattgcaaataaaaaatgttgacaGGGAACTGACTGAAAAGGATGCTTTGCTGACGGGCACTGAAGCGCAGGGTGGAGATTGAGCGGCGGCTAGCGCGGAACTCCCCATAAGCGATGCTGACCCTGGGGTGGATGAGCTTCACTACTCCCCTCTTCCCCCCTGCTGCCAGGATGCTGCAGGGCCGTGCCGTCCTATTGCCCCGAGACATCATCACACGTGACCAAGACAAAGAgaagaactcctgagagagaaGAACAAGGTGAAAGATGGAGAATAAGAGAGGAGATACAAGGATGagagggaaggaagggagggagagggaataAGAGCAACTCAAAAGTGACACACTGTAAAGGCTTCCTACAATTTACTGTTTACCCATGTAAACAGCTTGGTAACACCTTTTAccattacatacattacatttacttagctgatgcccttctccgaagtgacttacaatactaagatacttacaattatttacccattcaaacAGCTAGGTTACACCTTTTAACTGGAGAAATGTAGGGTAGGTACCTTTCtcatgggtattacagcagtggTCGGcatttgaacttgtgacctttggctctgaaggcagcagctctatacACTATACTAGCAATTTCCCCATTAATATATGATAGCGTACCTTTACAGGAAGTAATGACAAAATATCAGACAAAAGGGAAAAACCATACTGACCTCTCCAGGAACTTTGTATTTCTTCTGTACAAGCCCTGACTCACAGTGTATTAGACAGATTGactctcccccacaagtagcCACAAACTCGGATGTCTGCCCAGAGTCTATATCAAGGGAGAGGAGTGAAAGGTCATTGGTCTGATAAGCATTAAGGTGGAGGTCCATCTCAGTTTCTTTATATTCCAATTTTACGTCCAGCTCTTTAACAATCAGTTGCATTCGTTTAATTGCAAAATTCATTACCATAATATTTAGTAAACTAAGAAAAACTGCCACAAGACCCCAAGCATACAGCAAAAGCGTTGAAAGACAAAGGAACACTCACCGCCCCGTGAAGGCTCGAAGGCGCAGGCCCACAGCTGCGTGCCAAAATCCTCAGGGCTGTCCTGTTTGCTGTGACACTGCAGCACATGAAGAGGTTTCAGACCCACCAGCCCCTGGCAGAGATTGGACAATCAAAGAGATGATTAGTGGTTATGACTGGAAATCACACTAGGAGTAGACTTGTACAGAGAACTGCAATGACACTCTGGGAAATGGTTACAGAATGAGTACAATCAGCTTTTTTAATTCTTATCCAAAGGTAGTATATGCTTatttgtgaaaatacaattgCAACAAACCACTGGAGATCCTCAATGCCCTTCAGCTGGGTCACCAGGAAATTACTCTGCTATAAAAATTTAACTATACTGTACACCTAGACATTAACAGAATAGAATTTAGatagaaaaaaatctattccaATCTACAGTATATAGAGTACATATAGTACTAAGCAGTTTAAAAACTAGATTTTTCAGTTTGTGCATTTAAACTGTATCTGTGTTTGCAGAATTGGAGGACTATGTCTTGATGTGTTTTACAAAGTTTTTGGAGCAGTAATTCACACTCTAGAGTGTGAATCACTGTTGGAGACTCAGTAAAAGAAATCTGGTTCTAAATTATCAATCAAACATTACACATCTTCATGTGAGGGGGGGGTCAATAATCTAACTTACCTCTGACTCAGGGATAGTTACTTGCACAGACATGCCGTCCTCATTTGCCCTCTTTTTTGGCGTGGCTTTCATGCATTTCTTTGGTGTCTCCATTCTGGACTCCTCTCCATTACTGGAGGCCACAATGCGCCCACTCCTCCTATGGCTGCAGAGGGATTCATCTGAAGATGGAGGGGAACTTCGCAGATGAGAAAATGTCCGGGATCTGCTCTCGGGTGGAGGTGCTACAGTTGTTCTCCCCCTCTTCATTGCACTGCCTTCGTCTTTACAAGCATCTGTGTCTGGAATCTTCCTCTTAGGGGTGGAAGGGATTCCCTTTTGAAAGAGACAAATTCACACTGTTGAACCTGAACACTAATCATCATGCAGTTCTGTAGTGCTCAAACAACAGTGACCAACCATGATCTAGTGCAGTATGCTTCAGTTCCTGTCCCGGGACCCCAAGGACTGCATGTTTTTGGTTGTATCTCAGGACTAATGCATCTGATTCATCTTCATGTCTAAACACCAACCCTTGTAGAGTTGAAACAGTATTTTACAACTGTGCTACAAGTAAATGATTTTACCCCACTGAATTCCCAAGTAGATTGAATGGAACCTGGATTCACTAAGACGTCTGGTATTTCAAAGGCGCTCtaaaaaattgcacaaaaaatTGTTACTTATTGGGGGGAAAACTAAGCAAAAACCTCCAGCAACTAAGTGAACAATCCAGGCTCCgtgaacaaaacacaaacaaatatttagCTAACAATCGACTCcagcaataataaacaaaacaccTGCTGCGTGCTTACATTGATGTGTTTGGTGTTGACATCTTCCTcttccctcccttttctgtTCACCATTAGTGAACAAAGGTGTTCTTTAGCAAGTATTTCCACCTAAAGAACATAATGATTAACAGACAGACATGCAGAcataacacatacacataaagttttaagttttatttgctTGGATGTCTAAATGAGGAAACATTGAGACTCACCCTCCACTTTGTGTAGTCATTGTGTGTGCTGGGACCAAATTTAATCTGTGTGCATACTGCATTTACAAAGTCACTCTCCAGTgccttcagtttgttttctgttggtGGGTTAGGTAAGGAAAATTTTGTTTCCCACAGCTGTACCACctacaaaatacacaaagacaaaatttaATAACAGATGCACCACCAGAGTAGGGCAATGGAGATATTTGAGAAAAATGATTCCCCATTACTCTGCAAGACAGGAGTTCAAAATCTACTTCATCCAAGACTTAAACACACaagactgaaaagaagaaactCATTCGACTGACAAAACTCAAGAAACAGCGTTGGGGGGATTAAAAAGATGCCTACCCGCTTTTTAAGATTTTCGTGATTTACATGACGCAGGTGGTTGGCAGATGATCTAATGTCTTTGCCATTGAGCATGCTCAGCTTGGGCAGGAAGAACATGACCTTGCAGTTATCACTGGCCTCAGAGGGACACAAAATGGACATGGAAAAGTagacagaaagaaaggaaggagacTGAAAATACCACTTTAACAATATCAAGCTGCACAAAATTTAAATCCTGACCACTTGCAGTAAATGCTTTTGAGGTACCTTTGCTTGGGCAAAATGAATGGAAAGTGAAAATTGGAATGTAAGGAAATGTGAGTGATGCTCAAGCCCAGAGTCGGCCATTAGACAGCCTGCGAGGGTAGGTTTTGTACACGAATAGACCCTTACTGTGAGGTACACATTGTCCTGGAGCCGCAGCTCCTCCAGGGCATGCAGGGACTCCAGGGAGGTGACATCCTCCATGTTATTGTTGGAGCAGTCAAGCATACGCAGGGAAGGAAGGGACAGACCCCGGGGCAGCTCCTGCAGACGGTTCCCAGACAGGTTCAGCTGCTCCAGGTTGCGCAGCCGGGACAGCAAAGGGACAGGTAGGTCTTTGCAATTTAAGCCCAGGCCAGAGAGACTGCCGAAGTAAATAGCAGTAAGAGACAGGACCCTCAGgaggacacaaaaaaaaactttcactgCCACACAGAACAGAAAACTGTATCTGTAAAGCAGAATGAGAAAGTCAAGCTTTTATCAATAATGAAAAAGAAGGAAGATCATGAATATGTACAGTGACCATGCTGTGCTCTGAAAACCCACAGCACAATAACAGCAAAAATTCTCTAAGTTTTTACAAAACttttgttgaaatatttaacataaatattttcagcaGTGATTGCAAATGACATGCGCATCTCTTCACGTGagtatgaataaatacaaatgcatcTGGATAGGTATGTTTTTACTGTGCAGTTTGAATTTTCATAATGTGAAAGTTAagcagggtggcatggtgacgcAGTAGGTAGTGCCGCCGCCACTTCACATCGGCTTGGCTGTCTGGATAcaaatccagcttagtctgtgcactttgcatgttctccctgtgtctgtgtgggtttcctgtgggtgctcctgtttccttccacactccaaagacatgtagtttgGGTGAAATGGCAATGCTAAATTACCAATAACgtgagactgtgtgtgcgcaAACATGAGTATGTGTGGCTACCCcgcaatggactggagtcccatccagggtgtaccccgccTCTTTGCTTTATGCCCAGCAATTCCGAAAGGCTCCGAACCACCACGACTCTGACCAGTACCAGGGGTTAActaaagtgtgtgagtgaaactacaataaaaatgatgtcTTAATACTAGATCATATCAACATCAAACATCGCCCTGAAAGTAAGTTCCACCACAAATGTACTTCTGAAAATGGGTAAAACCGAAGATCAAGTATGAAAATGACACAACTGAGGTAAACTAAAGATAAACAGCTTTTGGATGAGAGGCAGCGAGACCCGGAAAGAAGCAGTACACACTTCAAAGTCCTGATCTCGTCCAACTTGTTAGTCTTCGGAGTGCCTTTCTCCAGCAGGAGCTTTTCTGTAACCTTCACCATGGCCGACACCGCCGAGGAGCACAGACTGAAACAAGCATTGTGAGACCTTTTAAAGTCAAATACATAAAGCATCTCTTTTAATCCATTCATGAGGTGGAGTTCCAGGACTTGGAGGTGTGCGCGACTGCAGAACCAGGGCTTTGTCTCAAGTGGGAGCGGGATGGACTACGTCGAGTCGTCCATCTCAATGGAAATGGTGGCATGCAGGCTCTTTGCCACCGGTAAGTGCCAGATTCTGGTGTTACAGACAGCATCAATATGTAATACAAACATGGGTATCATTAAAGAATCTAACTGTAAATTTGCCTCAGTCCCCCTGCCTGCCTATTGCCTCAGGTCAAGAGAGAAACTCTCATAGGGAGAACAAAAGACACGTTGAACTGCTGTACTCAGTTAGAAGTATTTGATAAACTTGTGCATTTAAAGCTGTACATGATAAACTGGAATGTTTAGGCAATGTAGTTTCAATTTATAAAGAGAGTTAGCAGCTAAGTAAGTTCATGCagcaaagacagagacaatgatcacaacaacaacaacaagcatATTATAAAAACTAGTACTTCAGTATTGCATCATGATACATCATCCTCACAGTTACGTGAACTTCTAAAAAAGTTTATGCTACCGGGCCGAGTTTAATACGGTGCACCATGATAtgataacaaacaaacaacacaatTCGATCTGCCATTCAGTACTACACTTACTTGCACAGCACGCGGAGTTTTTCCCGGGTAAACGCCTCGCGCTGAACTTTGACCCGAACCAGAACGTCACCCGGTGTCACTGTGTCGCCATATTGTGTGTGGCACCTGATGCATTTTTCAGCGAGGACGAGCCATTTTTTGAGTGATCATTGGATATTCAGTTGCTGTTTTAATACAAGTGTACATGTTTGCATGCTTCGTTTACTTTGCAGACAACTTAAAATACTTTGACGTGTTTAGCTTACGTCCTTATAACCATGTGTCCTTCATACAGTGGGCTTTTAATTCGTTTCCGGTGTGGGGtcgaattaccattatttcttttcgagaaatgtcagcaaaaataaaacaaatagt
Proteins encoded in this window:
- the lrwd1 gene encoding leucine-rich repeat and WD repeat-containing protein 1, which codes for MVKVTEKLLLEKGTPKTNKLDEIRTLNLSGLGLNCKDLPVPLLSRLRNLEQLNLSGNRLQELPRGLSLPSLRMLDCSNNNMEDVTSLESLHALEELRLQDNVYLTASDNCKVMFFLPKLSMLNGKDIRSSANHLRHVNHENLKKRVVQLWETKFSLPNPPTENKLKALESDFVNAVCTQIKFGPSTHNDYTKWRVEILAKEHLCSLMVNRKGREEEDVNTKHINGIPSTPKRKIPDTDACKDEGSAMKRGRTTVAPPPESRSRTFSHLRSSPPSSDESLCSHRRSGRIVASSNGEESRMETPKKCMKATPKKRANEDGMSVQVTIPESEGLVGLKPLHVLQCHSKQDSPEDFGTQLWACAFEPSRGDSGQTSEFVATCGGESICLIHCESGLVQKKYKVPGEEFFSLSWSRVMMSRGNRTARPCSILAAGGKRGVVKLIHPRVSIAYGEFRASRRSISTLRFSARQQSILFTGAYDNKIVMWDIGDVDSDYNFKVQQLLVLQTSSTPLHLCLPPNNPDTHLLAACDKGMLCFNIQLNKNKAQRSADMEVTFPAYKKEDKHTDYHTIDGLAFLTDDVVVSKCFTLGSIYLWSWSRTRASRPNNNSEVSAVILAVLQWSSTDLPYLSLSTCPSKGYVMCGDEKGAVWMYHVTEILKNKGKNFDAAPPTKVLQWPSPFREGVGTVEGASINSVAADPQLNYLVALTDKNMVVVWKRITEF